The following are encoded in a window of Naumovozyma castellii chromosome 10, complete genome genomic DNA:
- the PMT4 gene encoding dolichyl-phosphate-mannose-protein mannosyltransferase (ancestral locus Anc_4.379): protein MASSKKRSSKSSTPIVDVDDEALKYAKRSTTSFEQVAEKWLLRPPPDSALRYNALLYTVTLIAFVARFYMIWYPKEVVFDEVHFGKFASYYLERTYFFDVHPPFAKMAIAFIGWLVGYNGSFKFDEIGSSYQTNPAPYIAYRSFNAMLGTLTVSIMFNTLKELNFKAITCFFGALLVAVDNAHVTETRLILLDAILLISIAASFYSFVRFYKAQLRAPFSPQWYIWLHLTGLSLSFVISTKYIGVMTYAAIGTGVIVNLWQLLDLRANLTLRAFFRHFVKRLNGLVFAPFCIYLFWFWVHFAILSKSGPGDAFMSAEFQETLGDSPMSILSKEVHFYDIITLKHKDTEAFLHSHQAFYPLRYEDGRISSEGQQVTGFTGTDISNDWEVLPTRELDSHKGVPVVLNEPIRLRHVASNTYLLAHDVASPFYPTNEEITTVSEEIANGESYQQTVFTFQPLKKGDEGHVVKTKGVQFKIYHPNTDVVLWTHNDVLLPDWGFEQQEVNGSKNFGDPTNAWSVDEITNLDEDRKKFTPKVVKPMSFFRKWSELQKSMFEQNNKLSAEHPFASQPQSWPAGLCGVSFWTKSEERKQIFFTANIIGWWFQVISMSVFIGILLADQISRKRGYFVLGKITREKLYGPLAFLFISWGCHYAPFFLMHRQKFLHHYLPAHLIISLFTAGLWEVVFSDCKSIDASRDEEIEGTPYKADPKINSTSLTVFFVAVSIAIVWFFIYFSPLVYGNVTLRPEEFAKRQWFDIKLNYIK from the coding sequence ATTGTTGACGTCGATGATGAGGCGCTAAAGTATGCCAAGCGATCCACTACTTCCTTTGAACAGGTTGCTGAAAAATGGCTTTTGAGACCTCCCCCAGATTCAGCTCTCCGTTACAATGCTCTCCTTTACACAGTAACATTAATTGCCTTTGTGGCAAGATTCTATATGATCTGGTACCCTAAAGAAGTTGTCTTTGATGAAGTTCattttggtaaatttgCATCTTATTACTTAGAAAGGACCTATTTCTTTGATGTCCATCCACCTTTTGCAAAAATGGCAATTGCCTTCATTGGATGGTTAGTTGGATATAATGGttcttttaaatttgatgagATTGGATCTAGTTATCAAACTAATCCAGCTCCATATATCGCCTATCGTTCTTTCAATGCCATGCTGGGTACTTTAACCGTCTCCATTATGTTTAAtactttgaaagaattaaattttaaGGCGATTACTTGTTTTTTTGGTGCACTATTAGTTGCTGTTGATAATGCTCATGTTACCGAAACTAGATTGATTCTTTTAGACGCCATTTTATTGATTTCCATTGCCGCTTCATTCTACAGTTTTGTTCGCTTCTATAAGGCCCAATTGAGGGCACCATTTTCACCACAATGGTACATTTGGTTGCATCTTACTGGGTTATCATTATCCTTCGTTATTTCTACTAAATATATTGGAGTAATGACCTATGCTGCTATTGGGACAGGTGTAATTGTTAATTTATGGCAATTATTAGATCTTCGTGCAAACTTAACATTAAGAGCTTTCTTTAGACATTTTGTCAAAAGATTAAATGGATTAGTTTTTGCCCCGTTCtgtatttatttgttttggTTTTGGGTTCATTTTGCCATCTTAAGCAAATCAGGTCCAGGTGATGCCTTCATGTCAGCGGAATTCCAAGAAACATTGGGTGATTCTCCAATGAGTATCTTATCTAAGGAAGTACATTTCTACGACATCATTACTTTGAAACATAAGGATACTGAAGCCTTTTTGCACTCTCACCAGGCTTTTTATCCGTTACGTTATGAAGATGGTCGTATTTCTTCAGAAGGCCAACAAGTTACCGGGTTTACGGGCACTGATATTTCTAACGACTGGGAAGTCCTTCCAACAAGAGAATTAGACTCACATAAGGGTGTCCCTGTAGTATTGAATGAACCAATTAGACTAAGACATGTTGCATCTAATACCTATTTATTGGCGCATGATGTTGCATCTCCATTTTATCCAACTAATGAGGAAATTACTACCGTCTCGGAAGAAATTGCCAATGGAGAATCATATCAACAAACCGTGTTCACCTTCCaaccattgaagaaggGAGATGAAGGTCATGTTGTCAAGACCAAGGGTGTTCAATTCAAGATCTATCATCCAAATACTGATGTTGTCTTATGGACCCACAATGATGTATTATTACCGGACTGGGGGTTTGAACAACAAGAAGTTAATGGTAGTAAGAATTTTGGAGATCCAACAAATGCTTGGTCAGTAGACGAAATTACAAATCTAGATGAAGACAGAAAGAAATTTACGCCTAAGGTTGTTAAGCCAATGTCATTTTTCCGCAAATGGTCTGAATTACAAAAATCAATGtttgaacaaaataataaattatctGCCGAGCATCCTTTCGCTTCTCAACCTCAGAGTTGGCCTGCAGGTCTATGTGGTGTTTCTTTTTGGACAAAGtctgaagaaagaaaacaGATATTCTTTACTGCTAATATTATTGGCTGGTGGTTCCAAGTAATTTCAATGTCTGTTTTCATTGGCATTCTACTTGCTGATCAAATCTCAAGAAAGCGTGGATATTTTGTCCTAGGTAAGATTACAAGAGAGAAATTATACGGACCTCTAGCCTTCTTATTCATATCATGGGGATGCCATTACGCACCTTTCTTTTTGATGCATCGTCAAAAGTTTTTGCATCATTATTTACCAGctcatctaataatttcattatttacTGCTGGGTTATGGGAAGTTGTATTTAGTGACTGCAAATCTATTGATGCATCCagagatgaagaaattgaggGAACCCCATATAAGGCTGATCCTAAAATCAACTCTACTTCATTAACTGTCTTCTTTGTTGCAGTTTCGATAGCCATTGTATGGTTCTTTATCTATTTCTCACCTTTAGTGTACGGCAACGTTACTCTAAGACCTGAAGAATTTGCGAAGAGACAATGGTTTGATATTAAGTTGAACTACATAAAATGA
- the NCAS0J02270 gene encoding uncharacterized protein (ancestral locus Anc_4.378) encodes MVKVIKEVGKRQRLERTREDESKSFSFLEVIERVDSLPINYNEFGNFQEKVYHLITHDGRRIGFVLKFVIDEMRFVAEDIMKQMFTVDEKYHGLRFKSSNFDERNKQLDILSKDMYLKSSIAGVKGWRNEKYAVWVDRTPYILLERAMAGVMGIITYGIHINGYVQENDNDELKIWVPRRSATKQTWPLMLDNIIAGGLGYPCSIEETVIKESIEEANLEEKIIRENIRPAGMVSYLYYPNDVTTDTFEDERSFIVGEIEYVYDLKVSADVIPRPNDGEVESFSLMDLQDVITALQNKEFKPNCALVMVEFLVRHGYITTENEPHYGELINRMHRTLPFPTLN; translated from the coding sequence ATGGTTAAAGTCATTAAAGAAGTGGGTAAAAGACAGAGATTAGAAAGGACAAGGGAAGATGAGTCAAAATCTTTTTCATTTCTCGAGGTTATTGAACGTGTGGATTCTCTTCCAATAAACTATAATGAGTTTGGcaatttccaagaaaagGTATACCATTTAATCACACATGATGGAAGAAGGATAGGTTTTGTGTTGAAATTTGTCATTGATGAGATGAGGTTTGTAGCAGAAGATATAATGAAACAGATGTTCACGGTCgatgaaaaatatcatGGATTGAGATTTAAGAGCTCAAATTTTGACGAAAGAAATAAGCAATTAGATATTCTTTCGAAAGATATGTATCTGAAGTCTTCCATTGCTGGTGTAAAAGGATGGCGAAATGAGAAATATGCTGTTTGGGTTGACAGAACCCCATATATTCTACTGGAACGTGCAATGGCCGGAGTAATGGGTATCATTACATATGGCATTCATATCAATGGATATgttcaagaaaatgataacGATGAACTTAAAATATGGGTTCCAAGAAGATCTGCCACTAAGCAAACGTGGCCCTTGATGTTGGATAATATTATCGCAGGTGGTCTTGGATACCCCTGCagcattgaagaaactgtAATAAAGGAAAGTATTGAGGAAGCAAAtttagaagaaaaaataattagGGAAAATATCCGTCCAGCAGGTATGGTATCGTACTTATATTACCCAAATGATGTCACTACTGACACATTTGAGGATGAACGAAGTTTTATTGttggagaaattgaatatgtGTATGATTTAAAAGTGTCAGCTGATGTGATTCCAAGGCCTAATGATGGGGAAGTAGAGAGTTTCTCGTTAATGGACCTTCAAGATGTGATTACTGCTCTCCaaaacaaagaatttaaaCCAAACTGTGCTCTCGTCATGGTAGAATTTTTAGTTAGACATGGGTATATTACCACGGAAAACGAACCTCATTACGGTGAATTAATCAATAGAATGCATAGAACTTTACCATTCCCAACTTTGAATTAG